In the Granulosicoccus antarcticus IMCC3135 genome, CATGGCCAGCGATGTACTCTCACTGATGCATGACGATCAACGCCGCCAGCAGATGCACACAGAATTCAGTCGTCTGAAGGAATTGATGGGAGATGAAGGGGCCTCTACGCGCGTTGCCGAGCTAATCCTGCAATTAACCCGACCTGAGCGGGTCGCAGTGCCTGTCTAACCGCTCTGGCAGGGGCCAACAAAGGCAAAGAGGCTCGAAGAGAGCCTGTACGCCTTGACGCAGAGCAATCCTTGACCTGGTTTTACTATCGAACGACACCACGCTGGCTGTTCTCTACGAAAGAGATCAAGCGCGCCACTTCCTTGTGCTTTGCTGCATCCTCTGCCAGCAGGGCAATGGATTTTTCACGCTCGCCGTGATTCCTGAGCAGGACCATATAGGCACGGTGCAATGCACGGATAGCCTCCTCACTGAACTCGCGACGTCGCAGACCATTCTTGTTGATGCCTTTCCCGGTTGCGTAGTTACCCACAGCCATAGTGAAGGGTGCGACATCCCGATTGGCCACTGAGTTGAGGCCAACGAAAGCATGTTCGCCAATCTCGCAAAATTGGTGAACACAGGCAAAACCCGCCAGAATGGCATAATCATTCACAGTGACATGACCGGCAAGCGATGCACCGTTAGCCATGACGATATGATCGCCGATGATGCAATCGTGGGCCACATGAATATAGGCCATGAACAAGTTGTGATCACCGATGCGTGTCTCACCACCACCACCTTCGGTCCCACGATTGATAGTCGTGAATTCGCGAATGGTGTTGTTGTTACCGATGTGAAGTTCGGTGTGTTCGCCATCGTACTTCAGATCCTGAGGATCCTCACCGATCGAAGCAAACTGAAATATACGGTTCTCGGTACCGATGGTCGTAGGCCCTTTCAGGACGACATGCGGGCCGATACTGGTACCTCGCCCGATGCTCACATCAGGACCCACAATGGAATAGGCTCCGATCTCGCAGTCGTCAGCGATTTTCGCAGAAGGGTCGATTATGGCCGTGGGATGGATCACTCGTCGATCTCGTTCTTTGCGATGAGCACTTCAGCGGAACAGGCCAGAACATCCCCTACATGAGCTTTGGCTTCAAACTTCCAGATGCCGCGCTTTTCCTTGAGCACAGTCACCTCGAAGGTAAGCTGGTCTCCGGGAATGACTTGATGCTTGAAACGGGCCTTGTCGATGCCAACCAGCAGGTACAGGGTTTTCTCACTGGGATATCCGCCCATGCTCTTGAAGGCCAGCAATGCTGAAGCCTGAGCCAATGCTTCCAGAATAAGAACGCCTGGAAAAATGGGAGATTGCGGAAAGTGACCCGTGAAGATCGGTTCGTTATAGGTGACGTTTTTCAGAGCTTTGAGCGATTTGTTTGCTTCAAAGTCAGTGACCCTGTCAACCATGAGAAAGGGGTAACGATGCGGCAGGTACTTCAGTATTTCACGAATATCATCCACAGCTTAAGGCATCCAGTTTGAGCGAGGTCAATCAGCGCTGTCCTGACGTTCCAACTTGCGGATGCGCCGGATCAGTTGGTCGAGCTTGCCTAGAGTAACAAAACTGCGGCGCCACGCCTGCTCCGGCAGCAAAGGCATACCAGAACCATAGCGGCCAGCCTGCTCGATGGAGCGTGACACCAGTGAAGAGGCGTTGACCACCACGTGATCAGCAATCACGATATGACCAACAATATTGCAAGCACCACCAATTTGGCAATGGTGACCTATACGGGTACTGCCGGCAATACCCGTACAACCTGCTATTGCCGTATTTTCCCCGATTTGCACGTTATGCGCTATCTGAATCTGATTATCGAGAATAACGCCATCAGCAATGACTGTGGGATCAATGGCACCACAATCAATCGTTGTATTAGCCCCCACATGAACGCGCTCGCCCACTCGGACACCACCGGTTTGCTGTATCTGGGACCATCCTCCGGACGTCCAGGCATAGCCAAAGCCTTCGCTACCCAGCACCGCACCAGACTGGATCCGGCAGTGTTGCCCGAGCTGTACGTTGTCATACAGCGTTACATTGGCAAACAAAAAGCAGCCTGCGGCAATATGGACATCAGATCCCAGACAGCAGCCAGCATTGATAACGACATGTTCACCTATCGTGGTATTGGCACCGATAACCACACCCGGACCAATATGAGCCGTGCTCGAAATTTGAGCTGATTCATCAACGACTGCACTTTTGTGCATACCAGGCAGTGCCGGTTTAGAGGGTTTCAGCAACCATGAAGCCTGAGCGTAACTGGCGTAGGGGTCGGTACTGACAAGACAATTACCCGGCGCAAGTTCGCTCAGGGCCGCAGGAACGATAACAGCCCCTGCACGAGTCGCCTGCAAGGCACTTTTGTACTTGGCACTGACCACGAAGGCCAGATCGTTTTCACCTGCGGTATCAACAGGCGCAAGCCCGGTGATCGTCTTTGTGGCATCGCCACAGAGCTTGACCTTCAAAGCCTTGGCCAAGTCGTCCAGGTTCATAGCCTTTCCAGAATTCGAGTTTCAGTTAGCGGATTTCAGGCGAGAATTTTCACGCACCAGAGATTCGAGAATACGCTCAGTGACATCAATTCGCTTGTTGGCGAATAGCACGCCATCGCTGACAATCAGATCGTAGTCCTGCTGCTTGCCGAATTGGGCAATAGCTTCGAGAACGAGTATTCGCACGTTCTTGAACTCATTGTTTTTCTGGATGTTCAGTTCTTCGCGAAAATCCTGCTCGTTACGCTTGATGCGTCGTTCCAGACCTCGTGTTTCCCGGTCCAACTGCGTGATTTCTACTTCCTGCAGCTCCAGCGAAGCGTCCGCCAGACGCGCAGTGAGCTCGGCCAGCTGTGCACGCTGCAACTCCAGCTCAGACTGACGCGGGGCAAACTCGGTTTCCAGTCGTTGCTCTGCTTCCAGAGCCTGTGGAGCCCGATCAATCAGATAGGGGATATCCACAAAACCAATGCGAGAAAGTGCAGCCCCCTGTTCATCTGCCAGGGCCGACGTCATACCAGCAAGCATTCCCCACACTTGCATCAGAACTATCATGAGCAACGCCGAACAAGCTGTTGGTCGGCGATTGGTTTTCCGAGTACTGTTCAATGGTTGACCCCATGAGGTTGACCGTTGCGAATGTTCACGAATCATCACTAGAAGATCGAACCGATTGTAAACTGGAATTGCTGTTTCTCATCACCTTCCTGATCGTTATAGGGGTTTGAGAGACTGAATGTCAATGGTCCGACAGGCGACAACCAGACAAATGCAACGCCGTAGGAGCCTCTGAATTCATCAACATCGAAAGCATTCGTATCTTCGAAGACGTTGCCAAAATCGGTGAACAGACTCAGGCGAGTAGCACCAGGCTCTTCGACAAACGGTGGTGGAAAGATGACTTCCACAGTACCCAGTGTTCGGTAATCTCCACCAGCCGCATTATCCTTGCTATCTCTAGGCCCCAGACTACCCGTGTCATAACCACGCAGAGTGCGAACGCCGCCAGCGAAATAACGATTGAAGAAAGGCAGGTTATCGAAGTCACCATAACCATAGCCTGAATCGACACGCAGCGTGCTGGACAGGGTGTAGCGATCGGTCAGGGCCTGAAAGAATTCAAAGCTGTAACCCAGTTTATAATAGGTGTAATCACTGCCGGGAATGGCTGCTTCCAACGACAATCGATGCGCGGTACCGTCAGTTGCAAAGACGGTTCGGTTACGCGTGTCATAGGTAAAACCCAGATTCAGATCGTAGATATTGAAGGTGTCCCCTTCCTCCTCCAGGAAGTTAACGACTTCATCCGAAGATTCTGTGGTCGTACCCAGCTCTGTTCGCTCATACCCCAGGCCGATGCGGAAAGTTGAAAATTCGCTCAGTGGAACGCCGAAACGCACACTGGCTCCACGTGTGCTGGCCAGATAGCGAGAGGTCGAGTCCTGGTCACTGGTATCAGTTTCACGAATGAAAGCACCCACCGTCCGGCTGATACCGTCATCAGTAAAATACGGATTCTGAAACGACAGTGACAACTGTCGAACCGTATCGGAATTGTCGAACGAGAATTGCAGGCTTTCTCCGGTCCCGAACAGATTGTCTTGCTGAAAAGCAAGATTCACGGTTGCACCACCATCGCTGCCGTAACCCAGACCCGCACTGAAAGAGCCAGACTGGCCTTCCTGAACCGTTATTTCCAGATCCACCTGATCGTCGGTGCCCGGTACTCGCGGCGTGCGGATACTGACACCTTGCATGAACGCCAGACGCTGTAAACGGATCCGTGATCGGTTAACCAGTGCAGGTGAAAATCGGCTGCCTTCCAACTGACGCATCTCACGTCGCAGAACCTCATCACGGGTCTTGTACTGCCCGGTAAAGGTAATTCTGCGGACATAGACTCGCTTGCCTGGCGAAATGACAAAAGTCAGCCCGACATCACGCGATTCATCGTTGATATCAGGCAGTACATCCACATCCGCGAAAGCATAGCCGTCCTGACCCAGGCGATCATTGATGGCGTTACTGCTGCTGACAATATCCTTACGTGCGAAAACATCACCTTCCTTGACGGTTATCAGTGATAGCAGCTCTTCTCTGGGGATATCAACTTCACCCTCGAGTTCAATACCGCGCAAGCGATAGCGCTCACCTTCGCGAATATTGATGACGATGAAAATGTCGCGCTTGTCCTGAGAAATGGACACTTGCGTGGAATCGACTTCAAAACGAATGTAGCCACGATCCTGATAATAGGAGCGCAAGGTCTCGATATCCGCTGCCAGCTTGACCTGAGAGTACTCGTCAGCGGAACTGAATGGATTGATTTTCTTTTCGCTGGACTGCAGCAGATTGAGCAGAGTCTTTTCATCAAATGATTCGTTGCCGACAATATTGATGTGCTCGATACGGGCGACTGCACCTTCGGTGATGGTGATATCCAGCGCAACGCGATTTCGCTCCAGCTTCTCGACATTGATGTCGATCTCACTACCGTAGTTTCCGGAACTGAAATATACCCGCCGCAGTTCGCGCTCAACGGTCTCCAGAATCGATCGGTTGTAGACACGACCGAGAGCGATATCTGCCTGCCGCAGCGACTTGGTCAGCTCCTCAGTATCGATCTTCTTGTTGCCGTTGATACTGATACTGCCAATGGCTGGCCGTTCCACGACCTTGACCACCAGAATGTTCGTGCCTCGACGTTTGACAACCACATCGCTGAACAAGCCGGTTTCATATAACGCACGTAGCACTCGAGCGCTGTCCTCACCCGGCACGAAACGATCGCGATTACGAATGGGCAGATAATTGAGAATGGTACCCAGATCGATTCTTTCGTTGCCCTCGATGACAATGTCCGAGACCACAAAACCGCCAGGTTTAGTGGCGCCTCCATCTACTCGCGACACTGGCTCCTGTGCAATGACACTGCCGGCCGGCAGACCGAGCAGGAACAGAAGACCCAGTGACGTTATGAAAGTACGACTCATTGGAACAGTCGCCATAGATCGTTGTAGAAAGCTAGAAACATCAACCCACCCAGTAATGCGATACCTACTTGCTGACCCATTACCTGGACCCGCTCTGATAGAGGTTTACCCCGAATGGCCTCCGCCGCAAAGAACAACAAGTGTCCTCCATCCAGCATCGGGATGGGCAGCAGATTGAGCACCGCCAGACTGATACTGATCAGGGCAATGAAATTGATGTAGTGATCAATGCCGGTACTAGCCGACTGACCCGCATATTGAGCAATACTGATGGGGCCGCTGATATTGTCCAGAGATGCCTGTCCCAGCAAAAGCTTGCCCATCATGCGCAGTGTCAAAGCTGACATGTCCCAGGTCCGGACAAGAGCCTCACCAAAGGCTTCCAGTGGAGGATGCTTGACCACGACCCGCGCCTTCTCGGCAATCCCGGCAGATTGTGTTTCCAGGACACCAATGCGACCCACTGTCTCACTTCCAACCTGTACGGCTTCGGGAGTCAGTTGCAATGGCAGATTTTCGCCGCCTCGTTCGATCACAAGGTTCAGCTGAACTCCGGCGCTGGGTTGTACGATTTCTACCAGTGAGCGCCAGCTGTCCAAGCGCTCACCATTGATGGACAGAATCCGATCACCGGCCAGTAGCCCGGCCCCAGCGGCTGCGCCCTCTGGTGTGACCTCACCGATTATCGGATCGACTTCTGGCCACCAGATACGAAAACCAAGATTGGCCACGGCATCGCCATCAGACTTGAGCATGTCTGCCTGTGAAACAGGTAACTGTCGCACCAGCTGCTCTCCCGACGCACTTTCCACTTCAATGTCCAGTGGCCCGGATGCACTCATGGAGGATTCCAGCAATGCGATGCGGGCATCCGTCCAGGTTGGCGTGTTCTGTCCGTTGACAGAGACGATACGATCCTCGTACTGAAATCCGGCCTTGGCGGCAGCCGAATCCAGAACGGGCGCACCGACCAGCGGCGCTATGCCGCTGATACCGATCATCATGACTATCCAGTACGCCACAATGGCCAGCAGAAAATTGGCAAGTGGCCCGGCAATGACAACCGCGCTACGGGCCCATAGAGGCTGTTGATTGAACGCCCGATGGCGTTCGCCCACAGGCACGCTGCCCTCGCGCTCGTCAAGCATCTTGACGTAGCCGCCCAGCGGAATGGCTGCCAACACGTATTCGGTGTTGTCCACGCGCCCGGTATGCCGGATCAAGGCCTTGCCAAATCCGATGGAATAGCGAAGCACCTTGATACCAACGCGACGGGCCACCCAGAAGTGACCGTACTCGTGTATCGAAATTAGCAGCCCTAATGCTGCCAGGAAAGCCAGCGCGCTGACGACTACGTTACTGAACATGTAAACATCATTGTGGGGGCTTGTTGGAAGGTCAGACGGCTATCTGGGTAATCAGACGTTGAACTGTCTCACGCGCCAGTGAATCTGCCTCAATGATAGTGCTCAAATCGCTGGCGGGGGATATTTTTGAGCATGCCAATGTTTGCTCTACCAACTCACTGAGTTGTAAAAACGCAACACGCTCATTGAGAAAAGCGTCCACAACCACCTCATTGGCAGCGTTGAGGATGGTCGGTGCAGTCCCCCCTTCCCGCTGTGCTTCAAAGGCCAGCCGCAACAATGGAAACCGGATTGTGTCCGGCTCCTCGAAGTGCAAGCCGGACACTTCGAAGAGATTCAGCGGTTGAACCCCTGACGAGATACGTTCGGGCCAGGCCAGCGCATGAGCGATCGGTGTACGCATGTCTGGGCGCCCCATTTGCGCGATGACCGACCCATCTGCGTAACTGACCATGGAGTGAATGATGCTCTCGGGATGCACGACAACCTGCACATCGTCGACGTTGACATCGAACAACTGGCAGGCCTCTATCACTTCCAGCCCCTTGTTCATCATGGTCGCAGAATCGATGGAAATCTTGGGCCCCATCGACCAGTTCGGATGCTTCAAAGCTTGTTGCGGCGTTACAACAGCAAGCTCTTCTTGCGTCAGATTACGTAACGGACCGCCTGATGCTGTGAGTAATATTTTTTCGATTCCGGCGGTGCTAACCCCCTCTTTCGTCGCTGGCAGGCTCTGAAAAATGGCATTGTGCTCACTATCGACCGGCATGATCAACGCACCTGATGCCTTGGCAGCCTGCATAAGCAACTGCCCACTCATGACAAGAGCTTCCTTGTTGGCCAGTAATATTCGCTTGCCTGCCTGAGCAGCAGCCAGTGTCGACAGTAATCCTGCAGCCCCGACAATGGCTGCGACAACCGTATCGACGGCCGTATCTGACGCCACTTGATTCAAGGCATCGGGCCCATGATGTACCTCCACGCTCAAACCGTGCTCTTTGCACAATTTACGCAACTGCCCAGCCGCCTTCTCCGAGCCCAGTACCGCATGGACCGGTCTGTAGGCTACACACTGTTCGAACAGCTCCTGCACGCGCGTATGTGCAGTCAGTGCAAATACCGAATAACGATCAGGGTGGCGGGCGATCACATCCAGCGTACTCAGACCAATAGAACCGGTTGAGCCCAGAACTGCAATCGCTCTCACAGCCATACCCAGACAAAGGCAAAGACAGGAACAGCGGCCAGCACACCATCCAGACGATCAAGAACACCGCCGTGACCCGGCAGAAGCTGGCTACTGTCTTTCATGCCCGCAGAGCGCTTCATTCGACTCTCATACAAGTCTCCCAGCACCGAGGCCGCCGCTGATAACAGGGTAGCCACCAGCAACTTGAAGCCGTGCCCATCCGTCCAGTCTGCCATCAACAGCACCACGATCAACAGCAATGCGGTGGCTGCCAGGCCGCCGTATACGCCCTCCCAGCTCTTTCCCGGACTGATACTGGGTGCCAGCTTGCGATGTCCAAAGCGACGACCACTGAAATAGGCTCCAATATCCATGAACCAGACAACACACAAGGAATAGAGCAGCAACCAGGATGAGGCTTCTGGCGCATGACTACGCAGGTATTGCATCGCAACAGCCGTCAACAGAAACATGAAGGCACCCAACGCCAGCACAGGAATGTCCATGTCTTGCTCTACATGCTGACGAGGTGGGGCCAGGTAGAACAGCACCGGCACCGCCAGCCAGAACAGCAACCCTGCAAGCAAAAACCATTTCATGAGCTGAAGATCAAAAGGGATATACAGCCCTATCAGTGCCAGCACTCCCGCCAGCGCCGCGTACACCAGTTGTCCATTTTCGCAGGACAAGCCGCACATGCGACTCCACTCCCACGCACAAGCTGCGACTACGAAGCCCAGCACCAACGCAAAGACATCAACCGATGTCAGAAAAAGAGCGCCGCTGAAAGCCAGTAGCAGTACAACTGCAGTAATGATTCGAGTCTTAAGCATTGTTACCTGTTACCTGTTCACCGGTAAGACCGAATCTACGTTGACGACTCGCATAGAATTCCAGCGCCTTGGCCAACTCGGCATCGGAAAAATCGGGCCATAACACATCGGTGAAGTAAAGCTCCGTATAGGCCAGATGCCATAACAGATAGTTACTGATTCGCTTTTCTCCCCCCGTCCGTATAAACAGATCAGGCTCTGGCGTGTCTGCCAACGAGACATACCGGGAAAAGGTCTCGATATCGATGGATTCCGGGTCAAGACTGCCATCTCTGGCCTGACGAGCCAGCTCCCGGGCTGCATTGACGATATCCCAGCGACCACCGTAGTTCACCGCAATCGCCAGCTCCAATCCGGTATTTGATTCCGTCAGCTGTTCCGCACGATTCATCTCATCCTGCAGCTTGACCTGAAAAGCAGAACGCTCGCCGATGAAACAAATCCGTACGTTATTCTCGCAAAGCTTGCTCACCTCACTCTTGAGTGCCCGCAGAAACAGGTCCATCAAGAGACCCACTTCCTTCTGGGGGCGATTCCAGTTTTCACTGGAGAAGGCGAACAAGGTCAGTGCATCAATTTTCTGACGGACACAGGCCTCGACAATTCCACGCGTTGCAACGAACCCGGCCTGATGACCCGATGCCCGTGGTCTGCCCCTCTGTCTTGCCCAACGGCCATTTCCATCCATGATGATGGCTACATGACGAGGACGGGTATTTTCGGAAGCTGTCACTGAAGACTCTCGCTGGC is a window encoding:
- the lpxD gene encoding UDP-3-O-(3-hydroxymyristoyl)glucosamine N-acyltransferase; its protein translation is MNLDDLAKALKVKLCGDATKTITGLAPVDTAGENDLAFVVSAKYKSALQATRAGAVIVPAALSELAPGNCLVSTDPYASYAQASWLLKPSKPALPGMHKSAVVDESAQISSTAHIGPGVVIGANTTIGEHVVINAGCCLGSDVHIAAGCFLFANVTLYDNVQLGQHCRIQSGAVLGSEGFGYAWTSGGWSQIQQTGGVRVGERVHVGANTTIDCGAIDPTVIADGVILDNQIQIAHNVQIGENTAIAGCTGIAGSTRIGHHCQIGGACNIVGHIVIADHVVVNASSLVSRSIEQAGRYGSGMPLLPEQAWRRSFVTLGKLDQLIRRIRKLERQDSAD
- the fabZ gene encoding 3-hydroxyacyl-ACP dehydratase FabZ, encoding MDDIREILKYLPHRYPFLMVDRVTDFEANKSLKALKNVTYNEPIFTGHFPQSPIFPGVLILEALAQASALLAFKSMGGYPSEKTLYLLVGIDKARFKHQVIPGDQLTFEVTVLKEKRGIWKFEAKAHVGDVLACSAEVLIAKNEIDE
- a CDS encoding OmpH family outer membrane protein, whose protein sequence is MIVLMQVWGMLAGMTSALADEQGAALSRIGFVDIPYLIDRAPQALEAEQRLETEFAPRQSELELQRAQLAELTARLADASLELQEVEITQLDRETRGLERRIKRNEQDFREELNIQKNNEFKNVRILVLEAIAQFGKQQDYDLIVSDGVLFANKRIDVTERILESLVRENSRLKSAN
- the lpxA gene encoding acyl-ACP--UDP-N-acetylglucosamine O-acyltransferase; protein product: MIHPTAIIDPSAKIADDCEIGAYSIVGPDVSIGRGTSIGPHVVLKGPTTIGTENRIFQFASIGEDPQDLKYDGEHTELHIGNNNTIREFTTINRGTEGGGGETRIGDHNLFMAYIHVAHDCIIGDHIVMANGASLAGHVTVNDYAILAGFACVHQFCEIGEHAFVGLNSVANRDVAPFTMAVGNYATGKGINKNGLRRREFSEEAIRALHRAYMVLLRNHGEREKSIALLAEDAAKHKEVARLISFVENSQRGVVR
- the ispC gene encoding 1-deoxy-D-xylulose-5-phosphate reductoisomerase, yielding MAVRAIAVLGSTGSIGLSTLDVIARHPDRYSVFALTAHTRVQELFEQCVAYRPVHAVLGSEKAAGQLRKLCKEHGLSVEVHHGPDALNQVASDTAVDTVVAAIVGAAGLLSTLAAAQAGKRILLANKEALVMSGQLLMQAAKASGALIMPVDSEHNAIFQSLPATKEGVSTAGIEKILLTASGGPLRNLTQEELAVVTPQQALKHPNWSMGPKISIDSATMMNKGLEVIEACQLFDVNVDDVQVVVHPESIIHSMVSYADGSVIAQMGRPDMRTPIAHALAWPERISSGVQPLNLFEVSGLHFEEPDTIRFPLLRLAFEAQREGGTAPTILNAANEVVVDAFLNERVAFLQLSELVEQTLACSKISPASDLSTIIEADSLARETVQRLITQIAV
- the bamA gene encoding outer membrane protein assembly factor BamA → MSRTFITSLGLLFLLGLPAGSVIAQEPVSRVDGGATKPGGFVVSDIVIEGNERIDLGTILNYLPIRNRDRFVPGEDSARVLRALYETGLFSDVVVKRRGTNILVVKVVERPAIGSISINGNKKIDTEELTKSLRQADIALGRVYNRSILETVERELRRVYFSSGNYGSEIDINVEKLERNRVALDITITEGAVARIEHINIVGNESFDEKTLLNLLQSSEKKINPFSSADEYSQVKLAADIETLRSYYQDRGYIRFEVDSTQVSISQDKRDIFIVINIREGERYRLRGIELEGEVDIPREELLSLITVKEGDVFARKDIVSSSNAINDRLGQDGYAFADVDVLPDINDESRDVGLTFVISPGKRVYVRRITFTGQYKTRDEVLRREMRQLEGSRFSPALVNRSRIRLQRLAFMQGVSIRTPRVPGTDDQVDLEITVQEGQSGSFSAGLGYGSDGGATVNLAFQQDNLFGTGESLQFSFDNSDTVRQLSLSFQNPYFTDDGISRTVGAFIRETDTSDQDSTSRYLASTRGASVRFGVPLSEFSTFRIGLGYERTELGTTTESSDEVVNFLEEEGDTFNIYDLNLGFTYDTRNRTVFATDGTAHRLSLEAAIPGSDYTYYKLGYSFEFFQALTDRYTLSSTLRVDSGYGYGDFDNLPFFNRYFAGGVRTLRGYDTGSLGPRDSKDNAAGGDYRTLGTVEVIFPPPFVEEPGATRLSLFTDFGNVFEDTNAFDVDEFRGSYGVAFVWLSPVGPLTFSLSNPYNDQEGDEKQQFQFTIGSIF
- the uppS gene encoding polyprenyl diphosphate synthase, which gives rise to MTASENTRPRHVAIIMDGNGRWARQRGRPRASGHQAGFVATRGIVEACVRQKIDALTLFAFSSENWNRPQKEVGLLMDLFLRALKSEVSKLCENNVRICFIGERSAFQVKLQDEMNRAEQLTESNTGLELAIAVNYGGRWDIVNAARELARQARDGSLDPESIDIETFSRYVSLADTPEPDLFIRTGGEKRISNYLLWHLAYTELYFTDVLWPDFSDAELAKALEFYASRQRRFGLTGEQVTGNNA
- a CDS encoding phosphatidate cytidylyltransferase — its product is MLKTRIITAVVLLLAFSGALFLTSVDVFALVLGFVVAACAWEWSRMCGLSCENGQLVYAALAGVLALIGLYIPFDLQLMKWFLLAGLLFWLAVPVLFYLAPPRQHVEQDMDIPVLALGAFMFLLTAVAMQYLRSHAPEASSWLLLYSLCVVWFMDIGAYFSGRRFGHRKLAPSISPGKSWEGVYGGLAATALLLIVVLLMADWTDGHGFKLLVATLLSAAASVLGDLYESRMKRSAGMKDSSQLLPGHGGVLDRLDGVLAAVPVFAFVWVWL
- the rseP gene encoding RIP metalloprotease RseP codes for the protein MFSNVVVSALAFLAALGLLISIHEYGHFWVARRVGIKVLRYSIGFGKALIRHTGRVDNTEYVLAAIPLGGYVKMLDEREGSVPVGERHRAFNQQPLWARSAVVIAGPLANFLLAIVAYWIVMMIGISGIAPLVGAPVLDSAAAKAGFQYEDRIVSVNGQNTPTWTDARIALLESSMSASGPLDIEVESASGEQLVRQLPVSQADMLKSDGDAVANLGFRIWWPEVDPIIGEVTPEGAAAGAGLLAGDRILSINGERLDSWRSLVEIVQPSAGVQLNLVIERGGENLPLQLTPEAVQVGSETVGRIGVLETQSAGIAEKARVVVKHPPLEAFGEALVRTWDMSALTLRMMGKLLLGQASLDNISGPISIAQYAGQSASTGIDHYINFIALISISLAVLNLLPIPMLDGGHLLFFAAEAIRGKPLSERVQVMGQQVGIALLGGLMFLAFYNDLWRLFQ